A section of the Terriglobia bacterium genome encodes:
- a CDS encoding SulP family inorganic anion transporter: MSKHRRLRLLPEWLVSYRGDWLRADIVAGLTTGAVIIPKAMAYAMMAGLPVQVGLCTALVPMVIYAVLGTSRVLSVSTTTTLAILTAAQLGQVVPNGDPAALLRASATLTLLVGAALGLACLLRLGFVANFISEPVLVGFRAGIGLVIVVDQVPKILGIHFPRGTFVQNVLSTVHNLPRTSSATLAVGLTAIVFLLGMRRFIPKAPAPLLAAAAATAGVYFLNLRDRGVELVGHIPQGLPSLAMPDLSLVSVLWPGALGIALMSFTETLAAGRAFAREDEPPPRADRELLATGLANVGGGLLGAMPGGGGTSQTAVNFRAGARTQLAEMVTAAMALVTMLFLAPLVAMLPQSALAAMVIVYSFGLIKPIEFHDVLRIRRTEFSWAIVAFAGVVLVGTLKGIIVAIVVSLVTLAYQVADPPVYVLRRKPGSNVFRPQSPEHPEDESFPGLLLLRPEGPIFFANAAQIAHKIEPLIREAQPKVVAVDASGVLDLEYTALKMFAQIAKSQSQHGVQLWLVGMNPGVLAIVQRSPLGQMLQREGMHFNLEIAVSRYLTQTGRAAALSIG; the protein is encoded by the coding sequence ATGTCGAAGCATCGGAGATTACGTCTGTTACCAGAGTGGCTTGTCTCGTACCGTGGGGATTGGCTGCGGGCCGACATCGTCGCGGGGCTGACCACTGGCGCAGTCATCATTCCCAAGGCGATGGCGTATGCCATGATGGCCGGGCTGCCGGTGCAGGTAGGGCTCTGCACCGCCTTAGTGCCGATGGTCATCTACGCGGTGCTCGGGACCTCGCGCGTACTCAGCGTCAGCACGACTACGACTTTGGCTATCCTGACCGCCGCTCAGTTGGGCCAAGTCGTGCCCAATGGCGACCCCGCAGCCCTGTTGAGAGCCTCAGCGACTTTGACGTTGCTGGTTGGGGCGGCACTTGGGCTGGCCTGCCTCCTGCGCCTGGGTTTCGTGGCAAACTTTATCTCCGAGCCGGTACTTGTTGGTTTTAGAGCCGGTATCGGGCTGGTTATTGTGGTGGACCAAGTCCCGAAAATCCTTGGCATCCACTTCCCAAGAGGAACATTCGTTCAGAACGTCCTCTCAACGGTTCACAACCTTCCAAGAACGTCATCAGCAACCCTGGCCGTTGGACTCACCGCGATCGTGTTTCTGCTGGGCATGCGGCGGTTCATACCCAAAGCACCAGCGCCGCTGCTGGCGGCAGCTGCTGCGACGGCCGGCGTGTACTTCTTGAATCTGCGAGATCGCGGTGTCGAACTGGTGGGCCACATACCGCAAGGACTGCCTTCGCTAGCGATGCCAGACCTTTCACTGGTAAGCGTGCTGTGGCCCGGAGCACTGGGAATCGCGTTGATGAGCTTCACGGAGACGCTTGCGGCGGGCCGAGCCTTCGCGCGAGAGGACGAGCCGCCGCCGCGAGCAGACAGAGAGCTGCTTGCGACAGGACTCGCCAATGTCGGAGGCGGGCTGCTCGGTGCGATGCCGGGCGGCGGCGGGACATCCCAGACGGCGGTCAATTTCCGCGCGGGAGCCCGCACCCAATTGGCGGAGATGGTCACTGCGGCCATGGCACTGGTGACCATGTTGTTCCTCGCACCTCTGGTCGCGATGTTGCCGCAATCTGCATTGGCAGCGATGGTGATCGTTTATTCTTTCGGACTTATTAAGCCGATCGAGTTTCATGACGTCCTTAGGATCCGCAGGACCGAATTCTCCTGGGCGATCGTGGCGTTCGCAGGTGTCGTACTCGTCGGCACCCTGAAGGGAATCATCGTCGCCATTGTCGTCTCGCTGGTCACACTGGCTTACCAGGTAGCCGATCCTCCAGTGTATGTGCTGCGGCGCAAGCCCGGGAGCAACGTATTCCGCCCGCAATCGCCGGAACATCCCGAGGATGAGAGTTTTCCCGGGCTTTTGCTGCTGAGGCCGGAAGGCCCGATTTTCTTTGCAAATGCGGCACAGATCGCACACAAGATCGAGCCGCTGATCAGGGAAGCGCAACCAAAGGTAGTCGCGGTGGACGCAAGCGGAGTCCTGGACCTGGAGTACACCGCCCTGAAGATGTTCGCACAGATCGCGAAGAGCCAAAGTCAGCATGGCGTTCAACTGTGGCTGGTCGGCATGAATCCCGGAGTTCTGGCGATCGTACAACGATCACCGTTGGGGCAGATGCTGCAACGTGAAGGAATGCATTTTAATCTGGAAATTGCCGTTTCGCGGTACCTGACGCAGACTGGGCGCGCTGCCGCCCTCTCCATTGGCTGA